A part of Sinorhizobium chiapasense genomic DNA contains:
- a CDS encoding virulence factor family protein, translated as MTGMRKIWKLALSAALVAATSLHAWAGDTPQFDTGMIPSPHVLFPKGEASAVVVLLSDAAGWTAKEDGVARALAEDKALVIGVDLKAYLASLAKDDGDCIYTVSDIESLSQQVQRADKSSAYRPPIVAGVGAGGAMALAIAAQSPAATIGQTVAVDPEEGISLTKQLCTPAEKVRKGDRMVYGLTDGLLPDPVTVMFSPAASAAGKDHVTALVAKHPEIETRDIGDDAHTALSDALSGSIAEGGEAENPFGLPLTILDAKPTRDTMAVIYSGDGGWRDIDKEVGNILQREGVPVVGVDSLRYFWSERQPQATADDLARIITYYRKRWNVRNVLLIGYSFGADILPRTYNLLPSADSQRVRQLTLMALSHHADYKISVLGWLGAEGEGGDPINDLKAIDPALVQCIYGTDEDDDACPGLKSSGVDVVAIEGGHHFDENYPALTGRVLDALDRRLAAAR; from the coding sequence ATGACCGGCATGCGAAAGATCTGGAAGCTCGCCCTTTCCGCGGCCCTGGTTGCGGCAACCTCGTTGCATGCGTGGGCCGGCGACACACCGCAGTTCGATACCGGCATGATCCCGTCGCCGCATGTCCTTTTCCCCAAGGGAGAGGCTTCCGCGGTTGTCGTGCTCCTTTCGGATGCCGCCGGGTGGACGGCGAAGGAAGACGGGGTCGCGCGTGCGCTTGCAGAGGACAAGGCACTCGTCATCGGCGTCGACCTCAAGGCCTATCTCGCTTCGCTTGCGAAGGATGACGGCGACTGCATTTACACGGTCTCGGATATCGAATCGCTGAGCCAGCAGGTCCAGCGCGCCGACAAGAGTAGCGCCTATCGACCGCCGATCGTCGCGGGCGTCGGCGCCGGCGGGGCGATGGCGCTGGCGATCGCCGCGCAGTCCCCGGCTGCGACCATCGGTCAGACGGTTGCGGTCGATCCCGAAGAGGGCATCTCATTGACGAAGCAGCTCTGTACGCCAGCTGAGAAGGTTCGAAAGGGCGACCGCATGGTCTACGGCTTGACCGACGGGTTGTTGCCCGATCCCGTGACCGTCATGTTTTCGCCCGCTGCCTCCGCTGCGGGGAAAGATCACGTGACTGCACTTGTCGCCAAACATCCGGAGATCGAAACGCGCGATATCGGGGATGATGCCCATACGGCGCTTTCGGATGCGCTTTCAGGGTCGATCGCCGAGGGCGGCGAAGCCGAAAACCCTTTCGGACTTCCGCTGACGATCCTCGATGCGAAGCCCACGCGCGACACGATGGCCGTGATCTATTCGGGCGACGGCGGCTGGCGCGACATCGACAAAGAGGTCGGCAATATCCTGCAGCGAGAGGGCGTTCCGGTCGTCGGGGTGGATTCGCTGCGCTATTTCTGGTCCGAACGCCAGCCGCAAGCGACCGCCGACGATCTTGCGCGGATCATCACCTATTATCGAAAGCGGTGGAATGTCCGAAACGTCCTGCTGATCGGCTATTCCTTCGGTGCCGACATCCTGCCGCGCACATACAACCTGCTCCCGTCAGCGGATAGTCAGCGCGTGCGCCAGCTCACGCTCATGGCACTCTCGCATCATGCTGACTACAAGATCTCGGTTCTTGGCTGGCTGGGTGCGGAGGGCGAGGGGGGTGACCCGATCAACGATCTCAAGGCGATCGATCCCGCGCTCGTCCAGTGCATCTACGGTACCGACGAAGACGACGACGCCTGCCCGGGTCTGAAATCTTCGGGCGTGGATGTGGTCGCCATCGAGGGTGGCCACCATTTCGACGAGAACTACCCCGCCTTGACAGGCCGTGTGCTCGACGCGCTCGACCGCCGCCTTGCGGCGGCGAGGTGA
- the mprF gene encoding bifunctional lysylphosphatidylglycerol flippase/synthetase MprF, translating into MTFPSASEPEVNEEQRNEAGWRPFLRRNQRYFSAVGTLLIIALFGAAIFHLTAEVHYDEVVSALADTSWKSVVAAVLFTGLSFLALTFYDVAALDYIKRKLPYADVALTAACAYAVGNTAGFGPLSGGAIRYRSYSRLGLQPEEIARVIAFVTLAFGLGLATVTSLSLLTVGEYVAPLTGLEPFWLRIIAMVVLGGLLITFILAGEGREVSIGRLALRLPDSRTASRQFLVTALDLAASASVLYVLLPSGTIGWPAFLAVYSFAVGVGVLSHVPAGLGVFEAVMIATLGRAVDVDTILGALVLYRLVYHVLPLLMAIVVIVGVEVRQFAGHPAASNVRRIGGRIAPSLLATLALVLAIMLVLSSVTPTPDENLAFLESYVPLPLVEGAHFLASLLGLALVIVARGLALRLDGAWWASIVIAAAALLLSLLKAVALAEAGMLAFFVVGLLASRRLFVRPASLFGQALTPPWLTAIGVICLGAFVVLLFVYRDIEYSHELWWQFEFSAEAPRGLRALLGVTIGASAIAIWSLMRPATTTVEPASEEALDRAIAIVDAQDMSDSNLVRMGDKSVMFSPDGSAFIMYGRRARSWIALFDPVGPLEAWPDLIWQFMETARAKGCRAVFYQVSPLGLAYYADAGLRAFRLGELAEVDLTRFELKGGKWANLRQQVSRGQRDGLEFSIVEPESVPAILPELAAVSDAWLAHHSAREKGFSLGAFDPQYLAEQPVAVLKCAGRIVAFANILTTATKAEGSIDLMRFSPDAPKGSMDFLFVQLMEYLKAQGYRRFNLGMAPLSGMSSRQMAPVWDRAGRAFFEHGERFYNFKGLRAFKSKFHPHWQPRYLVASGGLNPILALMDATFLIGRGLKGVIKK; encoded by the coding sequence ATGACGTTCCCCTCCGCCTCAGAGCCTGAAGTCAATGAAGAGCAAAGGAACGAAGCGGGGTGGCGGCCGTTTCTGAGGCGCAATCAGCGCTATTTTTCCGCCGTCGGTACGCTTCTCATCATCGCGCTCTTCGGAGCGGCCATCTTTCATCTGACCGCCGAGGTGCACTATGACGAGGTCGTCTCGGCATTGGCGGACACCAGTTGGAAATCGGTCGTAGCCGCAGTCCTGTTCACAGGCCTGAGTTTCCTCGCGCTGACTTTCTACGATGTCGCCGCCCTCGACTACATCAAGCGCAAGCTGCCTTACGCCGACGTAGCGCTTACGGCCGCCTGTGCCTATGCCGTCGGCAACACCGCCGGCTTCGGGCCCTTGAGCGGCGGGGCGATCCGCTACCGGTCCTACTCCCGGCTCGGCCTGCAGCCGGAAGAGATAGCCCGTGTCATCGCCTTCGTGACGCTTGCCTTCGGGCTCGGCCTTGCCACTGTCACTAGCCTCAGCTTGCTGACCGTCGGCGAATACGTCGCTCCGCTGACGGGGCTCGAACCGTTCTGGCTGCGGATCATCGCCATGGTCGTGCTCGGCGGCCTGTTGATCACCTTCATCCTGGCCGGAGAGGGCCGCGAAGTCAGCATCGGACGTCTCGCCCTGCGTCTGCCCGACTCGAGAACCGCCTCCCGACAGTTCCTGGTGACAGCGCTCGATCTTGCCGCATCCGCAAGCGTTCTCTACGTTCTGTTGCCATCGGGAACGATTGGCTGGCCCGCCTTCCTGGCGGTCTATTCGTTCGCGGTCGGCGTCGGCGTGCTCAGCCATGTGCCGGCGGGGCTCGGCGTCTTCGAAGCGGTGATGATCGCAACACTCGGCCGCGCGGTCGACGTCGATACGATCCTCGGTGCGCTGGTTCTCTACCGCCTTGTCTACCACGTGCTGCCGCTGCTGATGGCGATTGTGGTGATTGTCGGCGTGGAGGTTCGTCAGTTCGCCGGTCACCCCGCTGCATCGAACGTCCGCCGCATAGGCGGCCGGATCGCTCCATCGCTCCTCGCCACGCTGGCACTCGTGCTCGCCATCATGCTGGTGCTTTCGAGCGTGACGCCGACGCCGGACGAGAATCTGGCGTTTCTTGAAAGCTATGTTCCGCTACCACTTGTCGAAGGCGCGCATTTCCTCGCGAGCCTGCTCGGCCTGGCGCTGGTCATCGTCGCACGGGGACTGGCGCTGCGCCTCGACGGTGCCTGGTGGGCCTCGATCGTGATCGCGGCGGCTGCATTGTTGCTGTCGTTGCTGAAGGCGGTGGCGTTGGCGGAAGCGGGCATGCTCGCATTCTTCGTCGTCGGACTGCTTGCGAGCCGCCGGCTTTTCGTTCGCCCTGCATCACTGTTCGGTCAGGCCCTGACCCCGCCGTGGCTGACCGCGATCGGGGTCATCTGCCTGGGGGCGTTCGTCGTCCTGCTCTTTGTCTATCGCGATATCGAATATAGCCATGAACTCTGGTGGCAGTTCGAGTTTTCGGCCGAAGCGCCGCGCGGACTTCGCGCCTTGCTGGGCGTCACGATCGGGGCGAGCGCCATCGCCATCTGGAGCCTGATGCGTCCGGCCACGACGACGGTGGAGCCGGCATCGGAAGAGGCGTTGGACCGGGCGATCGCCATTGTCGATGCCCAGGACATGTCGGATTCCAACCTCGTGCGGATGGGCGACAAAAGCGTCATGTTCTCCCCCGACGGCAGCGCCTTCATCATGTATGGTCGGCGGGCGCGTTCCTGGATCGCTCTCTTCGATCCCGTCGGTCCCCTGGAAGCTTGGCCGGATCTCATCTGGCAGTTCATGGAGACCGCCAGAGCCAAAGGCTGCAGGGCCGTCTTCTACCAGGTTTCGCCGCTGGGGCTCGCGTACTATGCGGATGCCGGTTTGCGGGCGTTCCGTCTCGGCGAACTCGCCGAGGTCGATCTTACGCGGTTCGAGTTGAAGGGTGGAAAATGGGCAAACCTGCGCCAGCAGGTCAGCCGCGGCCAGCGCGACGGACTGGAATTCTCCATAGTTGAGCCCGAAAGCGTGCCGGCAATCCTGCCGGAGCTTGCGGCAGTTTCGGATGCCTGGCTCGCGCATCACAGCGCACGCGAGAAGGGTTTCTCCCTCGGAGCCTTCGATCCCCAATACCTGGCAGAGCAGCCGGTCGCTGTCCTTAAATGCGCCGGACGCATCGTTGCTTTCGCCAATATCCTCACGACTGCGACCAAGGCAGAGGGTTCGATCGACCTGATGCGCTTCTCGCCCGACGCGCCCAAAGGTTCGATGGACTTCCTGTTCGTTCAGCTGATGGAATACCTCAAGGCGCAAGGCTACCGGCGCTTCAATCTCGGCATGGCGCCGCTCTCCGGCATGTCTTCCAGGCAGATGGCGCCCGTATGGGATCGCGCCGGCCGGGCATTTTTCGAGCACGGCGAACGCTTCTACAACTTCAAGGGCCTGCGCGCCTTCAAATCCAAGTTCCACCCGCATTGGCAACCGCGCTACCTTGTGGCGAGCGGCGGGCTCAATCCGATCCTGGCTTTGATGGACGCGACGTTCCTCATCGGCCGCGGCCTCAAGGGAGTGATAAAAAAATGA